Genomic window (Capsicum annuum cultivar UCD-10X-F1 chromosome 10, UCD10Xv1.1, whole genome shotgun sequence):
TTGCAGGGTAAAATCCTTCGTTACAAAGACGTACGACTTCGTGCCTAGGTGTCTCGAACCCAAAATTtcggattaaaaataaaaaaatacttactACTCTATTACTATCCGTGTTGGAAAGccatcttgaacaatatttatttcttgagctaatttttgaaattgaattaagCTTAAAGTTCACTAATGTGACACATAAGGTTGATATAGAAGCGAGACTTGATATACATGTCATTCAAAAGAGAcgtagttttaagtatcttggattTATTATTCAAGAAGCTAGAaagattgacgaggatgttaCTTATCATATTTGTGCAAGACGGTTGAAATGGAGACTTGTTTCGGGAGTTCTGTGTGATAAGAAGATGAGTTCAGTCAGGACTATGTTGTATGGGATAAAGTGTTGTTCAGTCAAGAATTCTCATATTCAGATGAAACTGTCGGAGATAAGGATGTTGAATGGATGTGTGAGTATATTAAAAGAgataagattaaaaataaagatatttgaGATAAGGTGGGAGCAACTTTGATGAAAGACAAGATGCGAAAAACAAGATTGAGATGATTCAAACATGTGACGAGGAGATGCAAAGATGtcccagtgcggaggtgtgagaagTTGATTATGAATAATTTTAGGAGAAGTAGAGACAGACGTAAGAAGTATTGGTAGGGGCAAGACATTACTTATCAAAGATTATCTTACATAGGACGGTATAAAGGTAGGAGTGCGTCCATACTAGTACATAATAATGCCTGTCATGTTGCTTTTTCTAGTAGTCGTAGGACCTTTCTTGTTATTTCTTGTCGTTTAATTTTGTTACTATCTATTATTTTCGTGTAGTTCGAGTAGAGTATTACTCTGTGTAGTATTTCcttttattatttgttgtttttgatactACATTTTGACTTTTGTactttcattatatttttataattgtttTTGTCTTGAGCCCGAAACTGCCTCTCCATCTTATCTCCGAGGTAGAAAGGCGAACACTTTATCCTTCTGGAACTGTACTTTATGAGACTACATCaagtgtatgttgttgttgttagtatAATAGTCAAACCGCTCAATTCTTTATCCAATCAAATGTTAAAACCCATATTATCTTGTCAATGCTCTAATTAGTATGTTTTTGCATGCATAAGGTGTGAATCAAATTCATCTCCTTTATTCGTCCTTGTGCAATCCTTTATCTTTTGAATTAACTTTTAAGATTAAACTAAATCaaagtttatttctttattaaactTTAATGGGAtgtaacaaaataacaaaactatAACAATAACAAAGAATTCACACACTTTTTGATTAAATATATAtctgctttcattttccttttgcaGGAGAGCTCGTTAAAGTTGTTGTGATGTGATCAAAAGGTGACAGACTTCTTatagaaatataaattaagaTCGTATACGATTCGATCCTTCTCTTAATCCCTGGAGTAACTGGAGTTTTATTGCGTCAAGCTGTTATTTTAAGGGAGAATATaccaatttatcctaaaaatatgaaaatgtttCACTGTATAAGAGGcggtctctctctctctcataatGAAAAGACTTACTAAAAAGAAAAGCTTTTTCAAAGAAACTCAGCTTTTACTTCTTTGTCTGCCATTTAATTTCCTTAAATATATCATTATATCACCTTCTCTCTTCTCCCACACACAAAAATCACTAGTAGGTGTTAGCTGTTTTATAGTAGtagcaatatctttctttaagctTAAAAGGGTCACTCACATTTCCCAGAATAAATGGTTTAGTAgtgaagtaaaagagaaaaaattcaagtggggttttgttcttgaagcaaagttttgattttttttttttttgtgttcttggaaATCCCTTATGAGTTTTGTGATTAAAGAAATCCATTTTTTGATCCTTACTTTGTATTGTAAGTGAAAAGTTTGAatcattttgtgttcttgaagaaccCCATGTGAGTTTTGTGATCGAAAATCCCTTTTTTGATATCGTGTTTTGAAGTGAAAAGTTTGAGTccttttgtgttcttgaaaaacCCCATGTGTGTTTTGAAGTGAAAAGTTTGAACTTTTTTGTGTTCTTGCAAAACCCCATGTGAGTTTTGTGATCAAGAGTCCATTTTCTGGTCTGTATTTTGTGTTGTGAAGTGAAAAGTTTGAATCTTGCTTAAGAAAAAATGATATCACTTTCAGACCTATACCATGTTCTTACTGCTGTCGTTCCATTGTATGTAGCAATGATCTTAGCTTATGGTTCAGTAAAATGGTGGAAAATCTTTACCCCTGATCAATGTTCAGGGATAAACAGATTTGTTGCTCTTTTTGCTGTTCCATTGCTGTCTTTTCACTTCATTGCTTCCAACAATCCTTATGCAATGAACTATAGGTTTATAGCTGCTGATACTCTTCAGAAAATCATTGTTCTTTTTGTGTTAGCCATTTGGTCTAGAGTTAGCTCAAGGGGGTCTCTTGAATGGTCCATTACTTTGTTTTCACTTTCCACTTTGCCAAATACTCTTGTTATGGGGATCCCTTTGTTGAAGGGAATGTATGGTGATGCCTCAGGAAGTTTAATGGTCCAAATAGTTGTGCTTCAGTGTATCATTTGGTACACTTTGATGCTTTTCTTGTTTGAGTATAGAGGTGCAAGAATGCTTATTGCTGAACAGTTTCCTGATAATGGAGGATCCATTATTTCATTCAAAGTGGATTCTGATATTATCTCATTAGATGGTAAAGAGCCATTAGAAACTCAAGCTGAAGTTGGTGATGATGGGAAACTTCATGTTACTGTTAGAAAATCCACTAGTTCTAGGTCTGAAATATTTTCAAGAAGATCCCATGGTCCTAATTCTGGTCTTTCATTAACACCAAGACCATCAAACTTAACTAATGCTGAGATTTATTCACtacaatcttcaagaaatccaaCTCCTAGAGGTTCAAGTTTTAACCACACTGATTTTTACTCAATGGTGAATGGGAAAAATGCTAATATGAGTCCAAGGCATTCAAATTTTGGTAACTATGGTGTTGATGAGGAGAGTGGTGTTGGGAGAGGAAATGGTGTTTATGGTCAAGGGAATGCAGGGTATCCTGCTCCTACTAATGCTGGAATCTTTTCTCCGGCTACCGGACCGATGACTAAGAAGAAGGCTAATGGTGGTACAGAAGGTGGAAAGGATCTTCACATGTTTGTTTGGAGTTCAAGTGCTTCACCAGTATCTGAAGGAGGGATTCATGTCTTTAGGGGAGCAGGTGACTATGGTAATGAGCTTGGTGTTGGAGCCCACCCAAAAGGTAACAACTAACTACATTCTTGGACTATGATAAATGTATACCATTTACCATGTTGCCACCTTTTTTGTCAAAGGTTTTGGTTGTGTTATTTTGGATGTATGTACAGTGTTGTGTTGTTTTTGTTCCTGTATATTCTGTTTGATGAGTTTTGAAGTGTTGAAGGGTTAGAGTTTGTTATGCCATTTTGCCTTGTAGAGTTGTTTTTAATTGTTAGTTTGGAACCTTGTATATCCAATCCTGAAATTATGGACACACTTTTGTCTTCTCATGAGACAGACATGTTTGTATTACTTTTGTCTTCATAGGAAACTATATGAGTATGTGTTCCAACACCTTATTTCCTTCATCATGTCTGGTGATTTTTAGTACATCGACTATGCTTAAATCCAAACTAGTTCTACTGACCAACGTTATGTATCGTTTGTATTCATGCTGTTTCATTTTAGTACGAAATAACTTAGTTTTTACTCTTAGATTATGATGAATTTGGCCGAGAAGAGTTCACATTTGGAAACAAGCAGAACCCGAATGGAACTGACCGAGAAGGGCCAGTTGTGCGCTCGAGCTCCACAACCGAGCTCCGTCCTAAGGTTGCTCAAGAAGAGACCAAGGCTACTGCCATGCCTCCGGCTAGTGTCATGACCAGGCTCATTTTGATTATGGTGTGGCGAAAACTAATTAGGAATCCGAATACTTACTCCAGCCTCATTGGACTCACTTGGTCTTTGGTCTCTTTCAAGTATGTTTAACGCGAAATTTAACTTGGTTAATATGCCTTTGGCTATAATCCGACTCGTGACTAATGCCAATTGTTGCAGATGGAATGTTCAAATGCCTGCTATTATAGCCAAATCGATATCGATTCTTTCTGATGCTGGTCTTGGAATGGCAATGTTTAGTCTTGGTATGTTTGTGATATAACGAAATTCCCTTCATATTCTAGCCAAGTCTTCGTCTTTTTAAACGATTTTTCATCATGGAACGATAGGTTTGTTCATGGCATTGTCGCCTAGAATCATTGCCTGTGGGAAAACAATTGCTATCTTCTCCATGGGTGTGAGATTCGTTACTGGTCCTGCAGTCATGGCTGCTGCCTCCATTGCAGTCGGTCTTCGAGGTGTCCTTTTGCATATCGCTATCGTTCAGGTAAACAGAAAACTTCATAACCAAACACAGACGCGTTTTATAGACACTCGTATATCCGAGAAATtcgaattttcttgaatttttcagGCAGCTCTCCCTCAGGGAATTGTTCCATTCGTCTTCGCCAAGGAATACGGTGTTCATCCTGATATATTGAGCACAGGGTAAGCCCTCAAAACACACATCCTGTTTTCTCTTTGAGGCTTTCTTGCTGACTATGtcttgctcggactcttcaaaaatgcctATGGGAACATGTCGTATCCTCCGAAACCAACACATTCTTATAGGATCCAACATGGGTGCAACAACATTTTTGGATAGACAGACCGAGCAACATAGCTTCTTGATGAACTTCAAAATGTTATTAGGCGCGGCAACATTTTTGTATCGACAGACCGAGCGACGTAGCTTCTTGATGAACTTTAAAATGTTATTAGGTGCTTTGGATACTTACTAAAtcttgtttttaaaaattcattgcAGGGTTATATTTGGGATGTTAGTAGCACTTCCTATCACTTTAGTTTACTACATTTTGTTGGGGGTTTGAAGCATGATGGTGATGATCAAGAACTAAGCAAAGCTATTGGAGTTTTTGTAAAGGAGAAAAACTAAAGACACCCTTTTGGCATATGGTCATTTTGGCTTTACTAACACAATATGAATTACTATCATGTAAGAGACAAAAATGAAAgcaaagtggaattgtgaaatgGGCAAAACCAATAGAGAGGAGTTTTAGTGGAAAAAATTCTTTTGTTGTCTCTTTGTCTTCTCTTACCTTTTTGGAACTTTTGTGCTATCCTAGGCCTACTTGTCTTTTGGTTCTTTTTccatgaaaaaagtgaaagttTATTTTCCTAATTTAGGTATCAATTGTCTTTTTGGACTACTTTTTTCCTTTGGAGGCTTCAAAAAGATACTACTACTACTTACTAATCTAATTAAACACAAGTTAAGTGGGAAAATGAGCTGCCTTTTTAtgattcttttttcttaatttcttgtggTTATAaaggtggaaagaaaaaaaaattggactTTATTTTGTAAGTGTTTGGTGTGTTTTTTTTGGTTgctttgtgtgttttgtgtgaaaaagaataagatgTGAGATCCTGTTTTCGATAATATAACAGAAATAAGACAACTACACAGTAGTAATATACAATATCAAACCACAAGCACGCCTCACCCAAACTCTCGTAACTTGAAGCTCCAATCTATTTATAAAGCTCTACGACTACTAGTCAGGCTATACCAAAGCACTCCTATCTACCGGTTATGATTCATCCACGTGCACTTATAATCCTTTATCTTAATTCACGTTTCCATACCTTCCAATGTAAcgttatgtcctcagtaagctgtaattgctccatgcCACGTCTAATCACCTTGCTTCAATATTTCTTTGGTTTACCTCTATTCCACCTGAAACCGTCCAAaaccaacctctcacacctacaaactggAGCATCATCGGTGACCCTCCACATCACATGCTcatcaaaccatctcaacctcacttcccgtatcttgtcctccaccgaagtcactcccaAATAGTCTCATTCTTGATCTTATCTCCtttagtaagtccacacatccaacgcaacattctcatttctacCACCTTCAATATTTGAATGTGAAAGTTTTTAACTGACCAACATTTCCGCTTCATACGATATGGCCGGACCGACTATCACTCTATAGTTGTTTCCACTTTAAATCCTGTACCAGTACTAGTAAATCTAGAGTAACAAGATTTTCTcagtaaaaattaaattttggaggCTCTGAGTTCTGAATTATAGCAGCAGTACATAACTTGAAGAAACAGAAAGAAATCTCATGTTCATTTAATTCTATTTATTTTACCATAGTTTATAGAGcctataaatatattaaataatagtCTTATGTTTTCAAACCAGCGAcagtacaaaaaaataattatttttgtagcaCTAATTGCTTGCAATAAAGTTTAACAACTGTGCCCCAACAACTAACAACTAGGGCCTAAaggaagtgttttttttttttttttttaacaaactccatagatgacatatgatgaaaaataagtttattagtgaaattatttttcttattaaaaaaattttgattagaaatattgaaattaaagAGACTAATCCATACCAAACATATCCTTAgtatgtaaatattttttaaaaatcctaGATCCGCCCCTGAATACACGCGCCACCTCATATTTACACGTGTCCAAATAGGCAGATATATgacattaaaatatgaaaaaaaaaatatctggAAGGTAATAGTAACCCCGCAAAGATCAGtatgaaaaagagagagaggaGGTATCTAATACATGTTACAcgttaatttttcaataaaaagtgTCAATCAACAACCCTCGAATAAGAGGTAAATTACTTATATAGTAGAAAGTTTGTCATGGTGTTTTAACGCTTACtattaaaaatagattttcttttttcaaagttTGAACTCGAAAAAATTTATTAAGATGATATAATATTTACCATTACACTCATTCTTTgactttgtaattatttttttttcatattagtttaaataaaaaatatatataaacaaaagatATGAGCTATCATTTCAATTAATCAAAAGGCACCCCACGTTTTCAGGTAAAGCTTACAGTATATCCGGCATAACTACATGCAATACTAATTATTTGAAAAGTGACATCATATTATATAACTACATAGTACATATGATATTCTAACTTGCTCGGACTCTTTAAAATGTCATCAGATATGTGTCAGATTTTTTAAAAGTAATGCAGTTTTTGAGAATTCATCACGGGTAGGACAACATATTTGAAAAGTTCAAAGAATTTAGATGATATCAAGtatcaacaaaaatatcaacGTAGATTGAGATGAGATGATTCGAACTCCTTCACTTTTACTAGACGTTTTAAAGTCGCTCCTTGGTGAATGAATAAAATGTTATTGGGAGTGTCTCCTAGGCTGTGGCGGAGCCACCTTTGCTCCAGGAGGTCATCTGAACCCCTTCGATGGAAAATTATactgtttttatacaatttttatatggttaaaaatatttttgtatgcatatatagtagatattgaaccctcttcgactagttcgtatatATATTTCTGaacccctcaatgaaaattctgactccgccgCTGCTCTCAGATCCCATAATACATGAATTCGAATTTTGTCGGATCTCAATACAGATTAAGAACATGCAAAAGGCTTTTTAGTACTATATCTTAGTTATTAATTCTAAGTGGCTACCAATAGTTGCTAATTACaaattatatttcttattttattttttttgccttaGCTTTAATGGATTTAAATTAATAcactgaaattaattttatcgaCTTTGGATCATGTTTTAGTGAAACAAAATGATTATTCACACTtgtttataagaaaatataatatttaaacaaaccacatGCGCACTAAGTCATTGTGCACcttttcaacctttttttttaattaattaattaattaatcttttATCATGTTATCAAGATTTAATTAACTCGTAAAGGTAAAGCTTTTGTttgctacaaaattttatttagatGTTAAAATTTTGTCTGCCACTAATAGGAACTCTTTGTAACGTTTACTTTTGTTTGAAAACGATGAATTTAATTAATAGTTAATATAGTCTACATaaaggatatttttttaaaaggatttgATAATCGACTTAATGCAAACATGGtattatttcataaaagagatCAGAAACTAATTACTCTGTCAACATCATCTCAATAGAGCTCATTGCATCTTATTTAATTTGTCTAATACAATTTACATCTCTTATATGATTAGCGATCCATTGTATATAAGTAGACTTATTCAGTGCATATCAAAAAGACATGATCCGCATTATATTAATTAGCACCCTtatcattagttttttttttttttttttcaaattaatttcaagacatAATGTAAACATAATTTAACAGGGGtactataataaaataactatattattaatttttttccttaatgaATATGTCAAttcaaaatgtgacaagtaaaaccGAACTGATGGGGTATATAGTTGACAATTTGTCATTgagcttagggattgcttctCAAGTTTTAGAAAATGTATCTACCCCACTCGATAGAGTTACCTCGTATTTATTGTTGGTGAGCGATGACAAATATCTCGTGGGTTTACACACGGTATGCGAAATCTGACTcagacattttatcaaaaaagaaaaaagaaattcttTTTAGGGGGTTTGGGGGGAGGGCAGGGGCAGAGCCACACTTAGGATAGGGGTTTATCCGaactttcttcaacaaaaaattatactatatgtatatggttaaaattaatttttatgtatatatagtcgATGTCGAACcccttcggttagttcgtatgttcacttgtgaaTCCGTTGGTGAAAATCTTAGCTTCGCCACTAGAGGGTTGAAGTTGTGGGCTATAGGGGAGGCAGGCCCAAGTTCAATGGCCCAAATTAATGCTTGCTGGACAGTTCGATTAAGGGGCAAGAGCACACCACTATTTAAGCTATAGTCATATATATAAACTTTTGCAAGTTTAGCCATTTTAAAATTAACAAATTGGTATTAAATTTGAAGTTTATATATGAATATGAGGTTAGGTTTGCCAAAGCCAACTTCATACATATACAAAATGCATAGAGTCAGATTATTTTTATCTTGAGTAAGTTTAACACATTATCATACTTCAGACATATTTGTCTAAAGTTAAACTCGATATGTAGTCTAAAACTTCAAATCTGTATATATACTTGAAGTTTGAACTGTCGAGCCTAACATCATATCGAAAATGTCCTTCAAATAATGTTTATTTCTTGCCATGTGTCTTTGTGAAAAATGAACATATCAAATTTTCTATAAGATTTTAAGTCATTACAATataatataaagttaaataaaattgaacaacGCATGCATCCATATAtatcatgattttttttcttggtcaaactaaagaagataaaaaggtattcttttcaagtaaaataaaaaacagCGTGACACACATCATCATTTCATGTGACCACAACTCAAACcaccaaaattttttttttttttttttcattctcaatTTATGTGCTTTATAGTCTGAGGCaataaagctaccgctatgcacggTATTCGGGgaaggccccaccacaagggtgtatcgtacgcagtcttaccttgcatttctgctagaaactgtttccaaggcttgaacccgtaacCTTTTGGCgtgacagcaactttaccagtaaaaaatatcatgaaatgtccttatatttttaatatatcattaaaaatgtaaacatttatatctaataataataatatatacttCTTAACTCCAATATTTCATAGACATATTTAATATATCACGAAAcataaggatattttggtacataAGACAGGACAAGAGCCTCAATTCGGATTCGACAAAACCTAAAATAATCCAGAGATGTTAACcttgtatatttgtatatgaaGATAAATTGATGTgtttaaataatttatcaaaaagtcAAGAGATTTCTATACGAATAATCAGATAAAATTACTGTTTATTATTTTTAACCAGTATACGTAGATTATACATTCATTATGTGTGATATTACACATATTATACAtcaattatacatatattatacattccctgactttttaaatttaatcaatTCGATAATcgattaaatatatattataacttcaaatatgtataattataaatctataaaatctttttataaaaacagaattataaatttaaaattatagttATATGCTTTGGACGAAGAGGAGGGGAGCCTTGAAGTAATTGATAAAGTTTTTGGTTTCTCATCCGGTGTCcggtgcccgcattggagccccgactaattcggatcacgcgttgcagggcccattaaggtaacaacgctcccaacagagttttctccgtACCCAGGTCGAACCCTCggcctctggttaagggtggagcagcctcatccactgcaccacaacccatgttggtgaagtaactgataaagttaatgcaaggtaagactgcgtacaatacgcTCTTATGGTGAGACCCTTCTCTAAACCCTACGCATAACAGGAGCTTTAATACACCGAACCGCCTTTTTAGGCTTTGAAGGAGACAAGTCTTATCAAAACCCTAGAATACACATGATCACCATATATATTTCTTATCCAATCATTTCCACTATTCCTTTTCTCACAAAATTCCCACCCCAAAAAGCTTTCTCCCTTTAGAAGATAAACACAACATGCAACAACAAGATTATTTCCAAGAAAACTTTGATTTTTGCCAATACTTAACCAAAAATAAACCATCATCAAGTGATCATAACAATATGAAGATGGGAGAATATACATATGGTTTTGATATTAAAGGTATTAAAAACTTTTGTAGCTCCTCATCAATTTACCCTCATCATATGGAATTTCAAGAAACTatagagaataataataatacaccAGAAGCTAGAGCTATAAATCATAAAGAAgcagaaagaagaagaagacaaaggATTAATTCTCATCTTCATACCCTAAGAACCCTACTTTCTTGCAATTCTAAggtaatttctttattttctttatgtatttAATTTCTATGTGTTTTAGATTGAAATAGGAATAACAATAAAATTAGTTAATAATCTGTCACTAAATCGTCGTAGCTAACATGAGTTTCtgataattcatctctaattaattgttaaatagaattagctataattttttattttttagcgACTGaagttatttgatatatttcgagtataatttccaaaataataataattaaaaaaaatcaaataaaaactctctttgttttagcttctattttttaaaaaaaatgtgtgtTGTAGTTTTTGTGCTCAAGAAATTATCTTGTTAGTATAATCTTTCTTTgaatattttggttttgttatatTTCAAGTTTTAGCTAACCTTATTATATATAACAAACTcaatttattgatatattttctttaagtttATTCCTTTACAAAAGTTTTTTCGAATCTACTCAATTAATTTCATACAATTAAATAAGTCAACATCCAAGATCATTTGTGACCATatatgaagaagaataaaatcatgaattcatctgctttttaaaataaaaaaaataagtaaatttaatattattcaaGATTCTGATTTATTGGAACACTTAAAATGATGATAGTACTTAGATCATagatgcaaaaagaaaaaaaaaagagagagaatataAACTCTCTATTTTTTAAGCATCTAGCTAATTATATAAAGTACATAAATGGGATATGTTGGGGAATTAGTTTCACTTtttctaccaaaaaaaaataaaatggctattgtttttgttctttctttctcaatttttgaTTTTGTTGCCCGTAATGGATTTTTTACAATCAGTATATTATTgatcttttattaaatattaattactaTCAATTAATGCTAGTATTCAGTAAAATTACTTGAGATTACCTTTTAAATTGTTTAatcgtgtgtatatatataaacacgAGTCAGTTCACAGAACTTAAACTTTTATCTTTTCGAGTTTAAGTTAAACGTATATCTatatatcaacaacaataacatacctagtgtattcccacgtAGTGGGGTCTGTGGAGGTAGAGTGCAGTGGCGGAGTCAGGATATTTACGAAggggttcataagtgaacatacgaactaactgaaggggggttcaacatctaatatatataaataaaaaataattttaaccatgcatGTATAGCATAATGTTTcgccgaagggggttcggatgaacccccctCGGCAAAGGGTAGATCCGCCActggtagagtgtacgcagaccataccataCTACTTCTGAacaagtagagaggctgtttccgatagacccccggcttaggaccctGTTAATTAATCATTCGAACCCCTttcgacggaaaattatactgtttttgtactatttttacatgattaaaaaCAGTGTCGGAGCTATAATTTTCATTGAgagggttcagaagtaaatatacggactagtcgaagagggtacaacatctactatatatacatgaaaatatttttgaccatgtaaaaatagtttATAATTTTCCGATGAAGGGGATtattcggatgaaccccctgacTTCAAAGTGGCTCTGCCACTggttaaaaatactttttatgcatatatagtagatgttgaaccccttaaTTTGATTAGTTCATATATATACCTGTGAACCCCTCAATGATGACATACATGTAATATTGACTTCATAAATACACCGAATGCTAAtaagtctttttttttattcattatacaGACAGATAAAGCTTCATTACTAGCCAAAGTGGTTCAACGTGTGAGGGAACTCAAAGAACAAACTTCAAAAATCATGCAAAGTGAAACAAACTTCCCTTCTGAAACTGATGAAATCACTGTGTTATCATCAAATGATTGTTTAGAAGATGGAAGATCACTCATCAAGGCATCTCTTTGTTGCGAAGATCGATTGAATCTCATCCCTGACCTAATCGAAACCCTAAAATCGCTCGGTTTGAGTCCTCTAAGAGCTGAAATGGTCACATTAGGAGGGAGAATTCGTAACGTGGTTATACTAGCTGTTGATCATCGTAAGGAGAGTAATAATAACAGTACTGATGATGACGCGGAGGAGGAGGAGTCTCTTTTGTTGTTGAGAGATGCTTTGAGGTCTATAATTCAACGTTCGAGTTATGGGAGTACTGGTGAAAGGGGTAAAAAACGAAGAGTACTAAAACATGGAACAACAAATTACTAGGGTACGGTGATCTATAGGTCACAGGTTCGTCAATCTGTATAAATACCAGATGCTTCGTGCATCGAATTGTCTTTTCTTTGGCTTGCATGGTTTATATTTGGATAGCCACATGCACTTTTTTCTTAATGTTTATGCTAAATATGTACTATCGTAAGTAACTTTGAGTTATATATGATTTGTAATACAAGTAAATTGAAGAGTATTGGTTCAATGAACAACAAATTACTAGGGTCTAGGGTACAACTTTTTTATTCATGCTTTTAAGGTTGTTTTTGTGTGACCTGTAGATTACGGGTTCAAGTACTGAAATCAGTAGTCACTTATGTTTGCGTCACCACGAATCATGACAAGTTACCTACATTACACACCCTTTTGCTGTGCAACCGTTTCTCAAA
Coding sequences:
- the LOC107844003 gene encoding probable auxin efflux carrier component 1b translates to MISLSDLYHVLTAVVPLYVAMILAYGSVKWWKIFTPDQCSGINRFVALFAVPLLSFHFIASNNPYAMNYRFIAADTLQKIIVLFVLAIWSRVSSRGSLEWSITLFSLSTLPNTLVMGIPLLKGMYGDASGSLMVQIVVLQCIIWYTLMLFLFEYRGARMLIAEQFPDNGGSIISFKVDSDIISLDGKEPLETQAEVGDDGKLHVTVRKSTSSRSEIFSRRSHGPNSGLSLTPRPSNLTNAEIYSLQSSRNPTPRGSSFNHTDFYSMVNGKNANMSPRHSNFGNYGVDEESGVGRGNGVYGQGNAGYPAPTNAGIFSPATGPMTKKKANGGTEGGKDLHMFVWSSSASPVSEGGIHVFRGAGDYGNELGVGAHPKDYDEFGREEFTFGNKQNPNGTDREGPVVRSSSTTELRPKVAQEETKATAMPPASVMTRLILIMVWRKLIRNPNTYSSLIGLTWSLVSFKWNVQMPAIIAKSISILSDAGLGMAMFSLGLFMALSPRIIACGKTIAIFSMGVRFVTGPAVMAAASIAVGLRGVLLHIAIVQAALPQGIVPFVFAKEYGVHPDILSTGVIFGMLVALPITLVYYILLGV
- the LOC107845191 gene encoding transcription factor bHLH106 is translated as MQQQDYFQENFDFCQYLTKNKPSSSDHNNMKMGEYTYGFDIKGIKNFCSSSSIYPHHMEFQETIENNNNTPEARAINHKEAERRRRQRINSHLHTLRTLLSCNSKTDKASLLAKVVQRVRELKEQTSKIMQSETNFPSETDEITVLSSNDCLEDGRSLIKASLCCEDRLNLIPDLIETLKSLGLSPLRAEMVTLGGRIRNVVILAVDHRKESNNNSTDDDAEEEESLLLLRDALRSIIQRSSYGSTGERGKKRRVLKHGTTNY